One stretch of Halobaculum marinum DNA includes these proteins:
- a CDS encoding FAD-dependent oxidoreductase, whose protein sequence is MARTDTVEGTVGADPDSAVDHDVLVVGGGVAGLSAATFLSRYGLDTLVLARGKSAIGQCAHLENYLGFPAGVSPERFLALGREQATFEGATVREELVERVATVDLAEHGVDDGGTSDPPASRGGFAVDSDEGQYVVRYVLAATAYDGDMFEPLEDRLDTDAEYGAAETEHGRTTVTGLYAAGWMTDETVHQAVVNAGHGARAATSLARDDLDARFWPGVGDNLVDWVVYEDRYAVDDEWEADTRDWFDREVVGDATVDDATVEAAYDVVRSEYVARMIDAEEAAERDRAGQRRLLDHVDDDVIREYLDGDDEPAGC, encoded by the coding sequence ATGGCTCGCACGGACACCGTCGAGGGGACCGTCGGCGCCGACCCGGACTCGGCGGTCGACCACGACGTGCTGGTCGTCGGTGGCGGCGTCGCGGGGCTGTCGGCGGCGACGTTCCTCTCGCGGTACGGGCTCGACACGCTCGTGCTCGCCCGCGGGAAGTCGGCCATCGGTCAGTGTGCCCACCTCGAGAACTACCTCGGGTTCCCCGCGGGCGTCTCGCCCGAGCGGTTCCTCGCGCTCGGACGCGAGCAGGCGACGTTCGAGGGAGCGACGGTCCGCGAGGAACTCGTCGAGCGCGTGGCGACCGTCGACCTCGCCGAGCACGGCGTCGACGACGGCGGCACGAGCGACCCCCCCGCCTCCCGGGGCGGGTTCGCCGTCGACAGCGACGAGGGGCAGTACGTCGTCCGGTACGTCCTCGCGGCGACGGCCTACGACGGCGACATGTTCGAGCCGCTGGAGGACCGCCTCGACACCGATGCGGAGTACGGGGCAGCCGAGACCGAACACGGACGCACCACGGTCACGGGGTTGTACGCCGCCGGATGGATGACCGACGAGACGGTCCACCAAGCCGTCGTCAACGCGGGCCACGGTGCTCGCGCGGCCACCTCGCTCGCCCGAGACGACCTCGACGCACGCTTCTGGCCCGGCGTCGGCGACAACCTCGTCGACTGGGTCGTCTACGAGGACCGCTACGCCGTCGACGACGAGTGGGAGGCGGACACCCGAGACTGGTTCGACCGCGAGGTTGTCGGCGACGCCACCGTCGACGACGCCACCGTGGAAGCGGCCTACGACGTCGTCCGGTCGGAGTACGTCGCACGGATGATCGACGCCGAGGAGGCCGCTGAACGCGACCGTGCGGGCCAGCGCCGCCTGCTCGACCACGTAGACGATGACGTGATCCGCGAGTACCTCGACGGCGACGACGAACCGGCGGGCTGCTAG
- a CDS encoding ABC transporter substrate-binding protein: MSDDETTTGAPTRRDYVKYGAAVATGGLFAGCAASGTESPASSTEPTGTESPTAADTDTATDGSYSVELFPVGEVEFESVPESVVTYNMGWADMVVSLGQADKLRTNRLVAPTMFYDRFDVEWDIDYPPLWQDGGIPKEVLYELDPDVFMIDPNLFKAWDDDWDDDDVDEIESNVAPFFGCYNRRIRGEWQQELGYPERAPSMLESFEAVGEVLDEPARARAWLDLHDGLQSEVRSRLPADADTPSIALINGGSAPGEGEFYVLNLEDNGYEMKPYRDLGLVDADAFGGVETGQYGATDYETMLEVDPDLILVHWGITTGSVTFDGDGAFDAEAFREQYVAPMENDDVGSQLAAVQAGRVLPGPTAEQGPLVNAFQTELTARLFYPDEFGAVDLEAPFDVPEGERLFDRDRVQSILDGDVV, translated from the coding sequence ATGTCCGACGACGAGACGACGACCGGAGCCCCGACGCGACGGGACTACGTGAAGTACGGAGCAGCCGTCGCGACCGGCGGCTTGTTCGCCGGCTGTGCCGCCAGCGGCACCGAGTCACCCGCTTCGAGCACCGAGCCGACCGGGACCGAGAGTCCGACCGCCGCCGACACCGACACGGCCACCGACGGGAGCTACTCGGTCGAGTTGTTCCCGGTCGGTGAGGTCGAGTTCGAGTCGGTCCCGGAGTCGGTCGTCACCTACAACATGGGGTGGGCTGACATGGTCGTCTCCCTGGGCCAGGCGGACAAACTCCGCACGAACCGGCTGGTCGCGCCGACGATGTTCTACGACCGCTTCGACGTCGAATGGGACATCGACTACCCGCCGCTGTGGCAGGACGGCGGGATCCCGAAGGAGGTGCTGTACGAACTGGACCCGGACGTGTTCATGATCGACCCGAACCTGTTCAAAGCGTGGGACGACGACTGGGACGACGACGACGTCGACGAGATCGAGTCCAACGTCGCCCCGTTCTTCGGGTGCTACAACCGCCGGATCCGGGGGGAGTGGCAGCAGGAACTCGGCTACCCCGAACGGGCGCCGTCGATGCTGGAGTCGTTCGAGGCGGTCGGCGAGGTGCTCGACGAGCCGGCGCGGGCGCGGGCGTGGCTCGACCTCCACGACGGGCTCCAGTCGGAGGTCCGGTCGCGGCTGCCGGCGGACGCCGACACCCCGTCCATCGCGCTGATCAACGGCGGGTCGGCCCCCGGCGAGGGTGAGTTCTACGTCCTGAACCTCGAGGACAACGGCTACGAGATGAAGCCGTACCGCGATCTCGGGCTGGTCGATGCCGACGCGTTCGGGGGCGTCGAGACCGGCCAGTACGGCGCGACCGACTACGAGACGATGCTGGAGGTCGACCCGGACCTGATCCTCGTCCACTGGGGGATCACGACCGGCTCGGTGACCTTCGACGGCGACGGCGCCTTCGACGCAGAGGCGTTCCGCGAACAGTACGTCGCGCCGATGGAGAACGACGACGTCGGGAGCCAACTCGCCGCCGTGCAAGCGGGTCGCGTCCTGCCCGGGCCGACCGCCGAGCAAGGTCCGCTCGTCAACGCGTTCCAAACGGAGTTGACTGCACGACTCTTTTACCCCGACGAGTTCGGCGCCGTCGACCTCGAGGCACCATTCGACGTGCCCGAAGGAGAGCGTCTGTTCGACCGCGACCGCGTCCAGTCGATCCTCGACGGCGACGTGGTGTGA
- a CDS encoding DUF7551 domain-containing protein: protein MIGTTLGDLRRHIDSLADPTGAYRICCGRTGERPVPVAGLAFTDRETARAAIRCGEQYRAALRRYDPQVPVYDLVAVECPDGSLPTTPFSQARVPAGATGTTMPEDAAGDGSSASTDRSHLPDSAIDLCHTVAGAVFEAIADSPYATLQDAIMDEYLAAAERVDEPDELCLQLLDSIAVELDTRLDDDETARLLRAAGRRLSAREPPAQRDPVTAILDRLQSAGMLGSYAVSTPRVDLDQTAGRWRVEVDGYALADHEDDRLVTLPVSVALFGRASVRSAAITNVTRPTSERWRLTAATNPSGGPSGLTRVHPAS from the coding sequence ATGATCGGCACCACACTCGGCGACCTCCGTCGCCACATCGACTCGCTCGCCGACCCGACCGGCGCGTACCGCATCTGCTGTGGGCGCACCGGTGAGCGACCGGTCCCGGTCGCCGGGCTGGCGTTCACCGACCGCGAGACCGCTCGGGCCGCGATCCGGTGCGGCGAGCAGTACCGAGCGGCGCTGCGTCGGTACGACCCGCAGGTGCCGGTGTACGACCTCGTCGCCGTGGAGTGCCCCGACGGGTCGCTCCCGACGACGCCCTTCAGCCAGGCGCGGGTGCCGGCTGGTGCGACGGGCACGACGATGCCCGAAGACGCGGCTGGCGACGGGTCTTCCGCCTCAACGGACCGGAGTCACCTCCCCGACTCCGCGATCGACCTCTGTCACACCGTCGCCGGCGCCGTGTTCGAAGCGATCGCCGACTCGCCGTACGCGACGTTGCAGGACGCGATCATGGACGAGTACCTCGCGGCGGCGGAGAGGGTAGACGAGCCGGACGAACTGTGTCTCCAGCTGCTGGACAGCATCGCGGTCGAACTCGACACGCGCCTCGACGACGACGAGACCGCGCGACTGCTCCGTGCTGCTGGCAGGCGACTGTCGGCCAGAGAGCCACCCGCTCAGCGTGACCCCGTGACGGCGATCCTCGACCGACTCCAGTCGGCCGGGATGCTCGGCTCGTACGCGGTGTCGACACCGCGGGTCGACCTCGACCAGACGGCGGGACGGTGGCGGGTCGAGGTGGACGGCTACGCGCTCGCGGACCACGAGGATGATCGGCTGGTCACGCTCCCGGTGTCCGTCGCGCTGTTCGGCCGAGCGTCGGTCCGCTCGGCGGCGATCACCAACGTGACGCGGCCCACCTCGGAGCGGTGGCGACTGACGGCCGCGACGAACCCGTCGGGCGGCCCGTCCGGCCTGACTCGCGTCCACCCGGCGAGCTGA
- a CDS encoding FecCD family ABC transporter permease: MASETGETVREFDSPLSWIDSSLVTVALVSTAIVVASGLVQVSFGAFTMSVGTAWAAVFDPLVWTNPQVLLRLFLGEGLGNAVAAAVGLSTAAVDLPKETLIVWQIRMPRVLVGVLVGANLAVSGAVFQAVTRNELASPFILGVSAGAGLAILLSLVVFSGLAAFLPLIAAGGGAVAFLLVYAIAWKGGTDPVRLVLAGVIVSTVFGSLQTGLFFFADDLGVVQSALAWTTGSLTGVDWEQVRMSLPWTLVAVPLTLVGARQLNVLLLGERTARSLGMSVERVRFALSAVAVLAAGTAIAVAGIVGFVGLIVPHMVRQLVGSDYKRLVVACVFAGPALVTLADVGARLALSPAQLPVGIVTGLIGGPYFLYLMRRQEGLGGL; encoded by the coding sequence GTGGCCAGTGAGACCGGCGAGACGGTCAGGGAGTTTGACAGCCCCCTGTCGTGGATCGACTCCTCGCTCGTGACGGTCGCGCTCGTGAGTACGGCCATCGTCGTCGCCTCGGGCCTCGTGCAGGTGAGCTTCGGCGCGTTCACGATGTCCGTCGGCACCGCGTGGGCCGCCGTGTTCGACCCTCTCGTGTGGACGAACCCGCAGGTGCTCTTGCGACTGTTCCTCGGTGAGGGCCTCGGCAACGCGGTCGCAGCCGCCGTCGGCCTATCGACGGCGGCGGTCGACCTCCCGAAGGAGACGCTGATTGTCTGGCAGATTCGGATGCCGCGGGTGCTCGTCGGTGTACTCGTCGGCGCGAACTTGGCGGTGTCGGGCGCGGTGTTCCAGGCGGTGACCCGCAACGAACTCGCATCGCCGTTCATCCTCGGCGTCTCGGCGGGGGCGGGGCTCGCCATCCTCCTGTCGCTCGTCGTGTTCTCCGGACTGGCGGCGTTTCTCCCGCTCATCGCCGCCGGCGGTGGCGCGGTCGCGTTCCTCCTCGTGTACGCCATCGCGTGGAAGGGCGGCACCGACCCCGTGCGACTCGTCCTCGCGGGCGTCATCGTCTCGACGGTGTTCGGCTCGCTCCAGACGGGGCTGTTCTTCTTCGCCGACGACCTCGGCGTGGTCCAGTCGGCGTTGGCGTGGACGACGGGGTCGCTCACCGGCGTCGACTGGGAGCAGGTGCGGATGTCGCTCCCGTGGACGCTCGTCGCAGTCCCGCTGACGCTGGTCGGTGCGCGGCAGTTGAACGTCCTCTTGCTCGGCGAGCGAACCGCACGCTCGCTCGGGATGTCGGTCGAGCGCGTCCGGTTCGCGCTGTCGGCGGTGGCGGTGTTGGCGGCGGGGACGGCAATCGCCGTCGCCGGTATCGTCGGTTTCGTCGGGCTCATCGTCCCGCACATGGTGCGCCAACTCGTCGGCTCCGACTACAAGCGTCTCGTCGTCGCGTGCGTGTTCGCGGGCCCCGCGCTCGTCACGCTCGCCGACGTGGGCGCTCGCCTCGCGCTCTCGCCCGCACAGCTCCCGGTCGGCATCGTCACCGGCCTGATCGGCGGGCCGTACTTCCTCTACCTGATGCGACGCCAGGAGGGGTTGGGGGGACTATGA
- a CDS encoding ABC transporter ATP-binding protein codes for MSADDDASPTDETADARNTASPGISIEEVALSYGGDPVVEAERLDVPAGEITALVGPNGSGKSTLLKAMNAELSPDRGVVAFDGAAVESYETGELARRLGLLSQDHAAPESTTVRELATHGRYPHRGFFEGLREADYRAVDRAIERVGVEHLADRPVGGLSGGQAQLAWLAMVLAQETDALLLDEPTTYLDLHHQLRVLDAVRELNADHGVTVCVVLHDIGQAARFADNLIALKDGEPYEWGPPDEVVTEELLREVFGVVADVGFGPEGPTVTPRRPVSEVEDESAAD; via the coding sequence ATGAGCGCGGACGACGACGCGTCTCCGACCGACGAGACAGCGGACGCCCGAAACACCGCCTCTCCCGGCATCTCCATCGAGGAGGTGGCGCTCTCGTACGGCGGCGACCCGGTCGTCGAGGCCGAACGCCTGGACGTGCCAGCCGGCGAGATAACGGCGCTCGTCGGGCCGAACGGGAGCGGGAAGTCGACACTGCTGAAGGCGATGAACGCGGAGCTGTCGCCCGACCGTGGCGTCGTCGCCTTCGACGGCGCAGCCGTGGAGTCGTACGAGACCGGCGAACTCGCCCGACGACTCGGGCTCCTCTCGCAGGACCACGCCGCCCCCGAGTCGACGACCGTCCGGGAACTGGCCACGCACGGGCGCTACCCCCACCGCGGCTTCTTCGAGGGGTTGCGCGAGGCCGACTACCGCGCGGTCGACCGTGCCATCGAGCGCGTCGGCGTCGAGCACCTCGCCGACCGGCCGGTCGGCGGACTCTCGGGGGGGCAAGCGCAGTTGGCGTGGCTCGCGATGGTGCTCGCACAGGAGACGGACGCGCTGTTGCTCGACGAACCGACGACGTACCTCGACTTGCACCACCAACTGCGCGTGCTCGATGCGGTCCGGGAGCTCAACGCCGACCACGGCGTCACGGTGTGTGTCGTCCTCCACGACATCGGGCAGGCCGCGCGCTTCGCGGACAACCTGATCGCGCTGAAGGACGGCGAGCCGTACGAGTGGGGACCGCCAGACGAGGTCGTGACCGAGGAGCTCCTCCGGGAGGTGTTCGGCGTGGTCGCCGACGTGGGCTTCGGTCCCGAGGGTCCCACGGTGACTCCCCGCCGGCCCGTGTCAGAAGTGGAAGACGAGAGCGCGGCAGACTGA
- a CDS encoding sensor histidine kinase, whose translation MNGAAGSDTSDPATIGDAGGDLARHADLQALVVDASTTLTSANPDELDAKLRWTLSSVATGLEAEHAAVYGDVAEVADGSDNEAPEADYELVSSWSRAGDSFVEKWVDEEAGVGPLISQVLDEGAVRLAQLSDDATHVPPGTERLRADGVESVLAVPVVRDWELWGVLSFAGCGSRERWTDHEVVLVRSLAELIANALARVERERRLAAQNERLEQFASVVSHDLRNPLNVVLGSVDLAEETSETAHFDRARRAAQRMDGIIDTVLGLARAGRDIGEVAPVSLDGLAWTAWDAVDTGAATLDVDAPGRVEADENRLFDALSNLFRNAVEHGGADVHVVVGARADGDGFYVADDGVGLPGDTDDLFARGCSGDAGGTGIGLTIVQQVVEAHGWRVDAGESSAGGARFDVLVDS comes from the coding sequence ATGAACGGTGCCGCCGGGTCGGACACGTCGGATCCGGCGACGATTGGGGACGCCGGCGGCGACCTGGCCCGCCACGCCGACCTGCAGGCGCTGGTGGTGGACGCGTCGACGACGCTCACCTCTGCGAACCCGGACGAACTGGACGCGAAGCTTCGGTGGACCCTCAGCTCCGTCGCTACGGGCCTCGAAGCGGAGCACGCCGCGGTGTATGGAGACGTCGCTGAAGTGGCAGACGGGAGCGACAACGAGGCTCCCGAGGCGGACTACGAGTTGGTCAGTTCCTGGAGTCGAGCGGGCGACAGCTTCGTCGAGAAGTGGGTCGACGAGGAGGCGGGCGTCGGTCCGCTCATCTCGCAGGTCCTCGACGAAGGCGCCGTCCGCCTCGCGCAGCTCTCCGACGACGCCACGCACGTCCCGCCGGGGACCGAACGGCTCCGAGCCGACGGCGTCGAGAGCGTGCTCGCGGTGCCGGTCGTGCGAGACTGGGAACTGTGGGGCGTCCTCTCGTTCGCCGGCTGCGGCAGCCGGGAGCGGTGGACCGACCACGAAGTCGTCCTCGTCCGCTCGTTGGCGGAGTTGATCGCCAACGCGCTGGCAAGAGTCGAACGCGAGCGCCGGCTGGCCGCCCAAAACGAGCGGCTAGAGCAGTTCGCCTCGGTCGTCTCCCACGACCTTCGCAATCCCCTGAACGTGGTGCTCGGATCAGTCGATCTGGCGGAAGAGACGTCCGAGACCGCCCATTTCGACCGGGCACGTCGAGCGGCCCAACGGATGGACGGGATCATCGACACCGTCCTCGGCCTCGCGCGGGCCGGTCGCGACATCGGCGAGGTCGCACCCGTCTCGCTCGACGGCCTCGCGTGGACCGCGTGGGACGCCGTCGACACCGGCGCCGCGACGCTGGACGTCGACGCGCCCGGGCGCGTCGAGGCCGACGAGAACCGCCTGTTCGACGCCCTCTCGAACCTCTTTCGCAACGCGGTCGAACACGGCGGTGCCGACGTGCACGTCGTCGTCGGGGCGCGAGCGGACGGCGACGGCTTCTACGTCGCCGACGACGGCGTCGGGCTCCCGGGCGACACGGACGACTTGTTCGCCCGCGGCTGCTCCGGTGACGCCGGCGGGACGGGCATCGGGCTCACCATCGTCCAGCAGGTCGTGGAGGCCCACGGGTGGCGGGTGGATGCCGGCGAGAGCAGCGCCGGCGGCGCGCGCTTCGACGTGCTCGTGGACTCCTAA
- a CDS encoding ABC transporter ATP-binding protein encodes MSVEEESAFDVYRDRVERPLYRLFTEYGLDKWPWLVLGMTANVIARGASLLPPLVLGVAIDAAFTGDEPYTLPLVPAAWLPTTAPDEAQFWFSVWLIVGAFAVTAALTWVYGISANNFAHRVMHDVRTDSYAKMQDLSMAFFDDKQTGEVMSVLNNDATNLERFLDDALQNSVRLGVMLLGIGIVLFDANAQLAAVTLVVVPGMVLFTYWFMKAVEPRYAAQREAVADLNTRLENALGGIQLVKTTGTEAYETERVEDTSYDYFQKTLAMLRLNYVYRPGMELFAGIAFATTFLVGGLWIVTGTAPGPLTGELSAGTFVTFLFLTQRFVTPLAEVSNIVSQYENAKASCERVFGLQDIPREVTEVADPVDLGDVAGAVEYDHVDFAYEDGGETVLRDVDFAVDPGETVALVGPTGAGKSTLLKLLLRLYDVTGGAVRVDGHDVREVSLRSLRSAVGYVSQDTYLFDGTVAENIRYGRFDADRDEVVAAAKAAEAHEFIENLPDGYDTRIGERGVKLSGGQRQRLSIARVVLQDPDVLVLDEATSAVDTETEMLIQRSLDRLAEDRTTFVIAHRLSTVKSADEVLVLEGGEVVERGGHDELLRADGLYAKLWGVQAGEIESLPEEFVQRARERQAETLAGTGPSTD; translated from the coding sequence ATGAGTGTCGAGGAGGAGAGCGCGTTCGACGTGTACCGTGACCGCGTCGAGCGCCCCCTCTACCGCCTGTTCACCGAGTACGGACTCGACAAGTGGCCGTGGCTGGTGCTCGGGATGACGGCGAACGTCATCGCCCGCGGGGCGAGTCTCCTCCCGCCGCTGGTGTTGGGGGTCGCCATCGACGCCGCCTTCACCGGCGACGAGCCGTACACGCTTCCCCTGGTGCCGGCGGCGTGGCTCCCGACGACCGCACCCGACGAGGCACAGTTCTGGTTCTCGGTGTGGCTCATCGTCGGCGCGTTCGCGGTCACCGCGGCGCTGACGTGGGTGTACGGCATCTCGGCGAACAACTTCGCCCACCGCGTGATGCACGACGTGCGGACGGACTCGTACGCCAAGATGCAGGACCTGTCGATGGCGTTCTTCGACGACAAACAGACCGGCGAGGTGATGTCCGTCCTCAACAACGACGCCACGAACCTGGAACGCTTCCTCGACGACGCGCTCCAAAACTCCGTCCGTCTCGGCGTGATGCTGCTGGGCATCGGCATCGTCCTGTTCGACGCCAACGCACAGTTGGCGGCGGTCACGCTCGTCGTCGTGCCGGGGATGGTGCTGTTCACCTACTGGTTCATGAAAGCGGTCGAACCCCGCTACGCCGCCCAACGGGAGGCGGTTGCGGACCTGAACACCCGGCTCGAGAACGCCCTCGGCGGGATCCAACTGGTGAAGACGACCGGGACGGAGGCGTACGAGACCGAGCGCGTCGAGGACACCTCCTACGACTACTTCCAGAAGACGCTCGCGATGCTCCGGCTCAACTACGTGTACCGACCCGGGATGGAACTGTTCGCGGGCATCGCGTTCGCGACGACGTTCCTCGTCGGCGGGCTGTGGATCGTGACTGGCACCGCACCTGGCCCGCTGACCGGCGAGTTGAGCGCCGGGACGTTCGTCACGTTCCTGTTCCTCACCCAGCGGTTCGTCACGCCGCTGGCGGAGGTGTCGAACATCGTCTCGCAGTACGAGAACGCGAAGGCCTCCTGTGAGCGCGTGTTCGGTCTCCAGGACATCCCGCGTGAGGTGACAGAGGTCGCGGACCCGGTCGACCTCGGCGACGTGGCGGGCGCGGTCGAGTACGACCACGTCGACTTCGCCTACGAGGACGGCGGCGAGACGGTGCTCCGGGACGTGGACTTCGCGGTCGACCCCGGCGAGACGGTCGCGCTCGTCGGGCCGACAGGCGCCGGTAAGTCGACGCTCCTGAAACTGCTCCTCAGACTGTACGACGTGACCGGGGGTGCGGTCCGCGTCGACGGCCACGACGTGCGCGAGGTGAGCCTCCGCTCACTGCGCTCGGCGGTCGGCTACGTCAGCCAGGACACGTACCTGTTCGACGGCACCGTCGCGGAGAACATCCGGTACGGGCGGTTCGACGCGGACCGCGACGAGGTCGTCGCGGCGGCGAAGGCGGCGGAGGCCCACGAGTTCATCGAGAACCTGCCGGACGGCTACGACACCCGGATCGGCGAGCGCGGCGTGAAGCTGTCGGGCGGCCAGCGCCAACGGCTCTCCATCGCGCGCGTCGTGCTCCAAGACCCGGACGTGCTCGTGCTCGACGAGGCGACCAGTGCGGTCGACACGGAGACGGAGATGCTCATCCAGCGGAGCCTCGACCGGCTCGCCGAGGACCGCACCACCTTCGTCATCGCTCACCGCCTCTCGACGGTGAAAAGCGCCGACGAGGTGCTCGTGTTGGAGGGCGGCGAGGTCGTCGAGCGCGGCGGCCACGACGAGTTGTTGCGGGCGGACGGGCTGTACGCGAAGTTGTGGGGCGTACAGGCCGGTGAGATCGAGTCGTTGCCCGAGGAGTTCGTCCAGCGGGCGCGCGAGCGACAGGCAGAGACGCTGGCGGGGACGGGGCCGTCGACCGACTGA
- a CDS encoding NAD(P)/FAD-dependent oxidoreductase — MTDTVLDTECEYDALVVGGGVAGLTAATFLARADLATLVVAGDESILRRNAHLENVPGFPAGVNPRLFANMLREQAERNGAEIRSGHVEGVTGEAGAFTAAVDDGNAVTAARVVAASWADADYLDGLGVAVRDAGSKRYVEDHDLGRTSVDGVYAAGRIAERYHQAVVAAGHAAEAAITLLHDADVPFYHDWVVPEGYFTDRGREVPPGCEEITASEQERRAVESRETMRAFFEEAHADRQRTHPSLVDDDLGRVDPEWYETGGGGEAVDGDD; from the coding sequence ATGACCGACACCGTCCTCGACACCGAGTGCGAGTACGACGCGCTCGTCGTCGGTGGGGGCGTCGCCGGGCTCACTGCGGCGACGTTCCTCGCGCGTGCGGACCTCGCGACGCTGGTCGTCGCCGGCGACGAGTCGATCCTGCGACGCAACGCCCACCTCGAGAACGTGCCCGGGTTCCCCGCAGGCGTGAACCCGCGGTTGTTCGCCAACATGCTCCGCGAGCAGGCCGAGCGCAACGGCGCCGAGATCCGTTCGGGGCACGTCGAGGGGGTCACTGGCGAGGCGGGCGCGTTCACCGCCGCCGTCGACGACGGGAATGCCGTCACCGCCGCCCGCGTCGTGGCCGCCTCGTGGGCCGACGCCGACTACCTCGACGGCCTCGGTGTCGCCGTCCGCGACGCCGGGAGCAAGCGCTACGTCGAAGACCACGACCTCGGGCGCACCTCCGTCGACGGCGTGTACGCCGCTGGCCGGATCGCCGAACGCTACCACCAGGCGGTCGTCGCCGCGGGGCACGCTGCCGAGGCCGCGATCACCCTGCTCCACGACGCCGACGTGCCGTTCTACCACGACTGGGTGGTGCCTGAGGGCTACTTCACCGACCGCGGGCGGGAGGTGCCGCCCGGGTGTGAGGAGATCACCGCGAGCGAACAGGAACGCCGCGCGGTCGAGTCGCGCGAGACGATGCGCGCGTTCTTCGAGGAGGCCCACGCCGACCGCCAGCGCACCCACCCGAGCCTCGTCGACGACGACCTCGGACGCGTCGACCCCGAGTGGTACGAGACCGGCGGCGGCGGGGAGGCGGTCGACGGAGACGACTGA
- the coaBC gene encoding bifunctional phosphopantothenoylcysteine decarboxylase/phosphopantothenate--cysteine ligase CoaBC, producing the protein MSDLLADTNVALGVSGSIAAVKVVELAHELRRHGASVRAVMTGAATGIVHPWAVEFATEHDVVTEITGRVEHVELCGRDGWADVLLLAPTTANTVGKVAAAVDDTPVTTCVTTALGAGVPVVCAPAMHEPMYDHPGVLDAIDRVESWGVEFVDPRIEEGKAKIATEDAIVTGVARAAGERPLEGKRVVVTSGATSESVDTVRVLTSRASGRTGRAVARALAARGADVTLLHDASAAGEAGDPPWADVVDVESAAEMTDAAVEACADADALVSAAAISDYTVEAAGEKIRSGKESLTLELTPTPKLLDTVRAEYPDLTLVGFKAESEGDEDALVERARQTLERVNLAFVVANDASVMGAAETRALVVRDDSVGEVAGEKLDLGLRVADELASDLSE; encoded by the coding sequence ATGAGCGATCTTCTCGCCGACACCAACGTCGCGCTCGGCGTCTCCGGCTCTATCGCGGCGGTGAAAGTCGTCGAACTGGCGCACGAACTCCGCCGCCACGGCGCGAGCGTCCGCGCAGTGATGACGGGCGCCGCCACCGGTATCGTCCACCCGTGGGCCGTCGAGTTCGCGACCGAGCACGACGTGGTCACCGAGATCACCGGGCGCGTCGAACACGTCGAGTTGTGCGGTCGCGACGGCTGGGCGGACGTGCTCTTGCTCGCCCCGACCACTGCGAACACGGTCGGGAAGGTCGCCGCCGCCGTCGACGACACGCCGGTCACGACGTGCGTGACGACCGCACTCGGCGCCGGGGTGCCCGTGGTGTGTGCCCCCGCGATGCACGAACCCATGTACGACCACCCGGGCGTCCTCGACGCCATCGACCGCGTCGAGTCGTGGGGCGTCGAGTTCGTCGACCCGCGGATCGAGGAGGGGAAAGCGAAAATCGCGACCGAGGACGCCATCGTCACTGGGGTCGCACGCGCCGCCGGCGAGCGCCCCCTGGAGGGGAAGCGCGTCGTCGTCACCTCCGGGGCGACGAGCGAGTCGGTCGACACCGTCCGGGTGCTCACCTCGCGGGCGTCGGGCCGAACGGGTCGGGCGGTCGCTCGCGCGCTCGCCGCTCGCGGGGCCGACGTGACGCTCCTGCACGACGCGAGCGCCGCGGGCGAGGCCGGCGACCCGCCGTGGGCGGACGTCGTCGACGTTGAGTCGGCAGCGGAGATGACCGACGCCGCTGTCGAGGCGTGCGCCGACGCCGACGCACTCGTCTCGGCTGCGGCCATCTCCGACTACACTGTCGAGGCGGCGGGCGAGAAGATCCGCTCGGGCAAGGAGTCGCTGACGCTGGAACTCACGCCGACGCCGAAACTGCTCGACACCGTCCGCGCCGAGTACCCCGACCTCACGCTCGTGGGGTTCAAAGCCGAGAGCGAAGGCGACGAGGACGCGCTCGTCGAGCGCGCCCGACAGACGCTGGAGCGTGTTAACCTCGCGTTCGTCGTCGCCAACGACGCCAGCGTGATGGGTGCCGCCGAGACGCGGGCGCTGGTCGTCCGCGACGACTCGGTCGGCGAAGTCGCCGGCGAGAAACTGGATCTTGGGCTGCGCGTCGCCGACGAACTCGCGTCGGATCTGTCCGAGTGA